Below is a genomic region from Hevea brasiliensis isolate MT/VB/25A 57/8 chromosome 3, ASM3005281v1, whole genome shotgun sequence.
AGAGTTCAATCTCTGGGGGGATATGTTCAAGGTGATTAAGTGTCATGGGGACTTTCACGCCTCACAatttggaagagggagatcagatCGTGGTGTATAAAGAGCAGCTAAAGGTCGTTCTATGGTTTCCCATGGAGCAGTTTTGCGATGTGCTGAATTATCATCGTATTTGTGTGGCTCAGCTTCACTCGAACTCATGGCAAACTTTGGCAGCTTTCCGAGGTATGTGCCAAGCTAATAATTTGACTCCAATCGCGAAGACTTTTGTTGATCTACATTGCCTAGAGAGGCAAAAAAATGAAGAGTACTAGTTCTTTCAAGTGAAGTCAAACTGTAGACTCTTCACCGAACGCCCATCTTCTTTGAAAAATTGGAAAGACAAGTTCTTTATACTCTGGAGCAAGGATCCTCGTGGCTTTGACGGTGTTCCGAAAAGCTAGAATTACTTAGCCAAGAGACCTCAAGGAGACCTCGAGGAGATATCGTCCTAAACCGAGACAAAGAAGCAATTGTTACGAAGTTAAAGAGTCAGGCGTACACTTATCAATACTTGAACGCTGATGTTGTGGATGCCGAATTGAAGTGGTGGTTGGCCAATGTAGTGGCCGGGGAGAGCTTTCCACTGTAACTTTTCGTTCTTGGGCCTAGAGAGGATAAAAACCTTGGTTTTTTTTGCCTTTAATATCATTGGAAAATAATAATGTTTCCACAATATTTTTTTAACAGAAAAAAGTTTATATAAGCTCTTATATTTTCCACATAAACTGAAATAAgcctaaaataaaattttgagctaaataaatttttataatttttaataaggcCGAATAAATTAatacttaataaaatattatttttttaattttaaatattaaaaattatttattagttttaattaaaataaaattttaaaaaataaattaaaaataagacaaacaaaatttgtttaatattaaaattattatttttattatttaaaaaccataaaaaataatattttattattaaaaaattattattaaaaataatattttattaaatataaatttattttaccttaattaaaaaatataaaaaacttATTTAACTGAACACTTAATGTGAATTAATTCACTTATTTAACAGATTCAGTAAAAAAAAACACACATGAAAAATAAAGTTGGACCCCTCACTAATTGTCCTTGACAACTGTTGAGTGGTGGATTTACTAACTGGTCCAGCTGTGCTGTCAGAACCCATTGGTCCACATAATATGCATACCAAATTACAatcaatattaaaatattaaatttctaaattaaatattttaattaaaattttatgaaaaaatccaaattttaaatTCACAAAACTCCcaactaattaataaaataatggtAGTTACTGCCATTGGCATCCAAAATCATAAAATTTACTCCGTGCAAATTTATATAAACAAAAATCATTAAATTTTCcacccaaaacaattaaaaaaagtacataataaattaatattttgctCCAATATGCAAAACCTAGACTAAAATTAACTTCTGAAAATGCATAAATGAGCGTACGATGGGTTTGAAATTAATAATAATAGCAATTAACTCTTAgggtgttttatatatatatatatatatatatatatatatatatatatatatatatatatatatatatatatatatgtatgtgtgtgttatttttttatatttttaaatatattttataattttaataaaattatatatatttatatgtaattttaattgtaatacaTAAATGCAacctaatttatttttaattataaatatatataattgaatattatcttttattttttaccttttattaaataattttagtcataaatgtatatattcaatcaccttataatctttaattatatgACTAAATCACAAGTTATTCATATAATATACTTTtagttcttttatatatatatatatatatatatatatatatatatatatatatatatatatgttaattaaagattatataattaagaaatatgaagaagataatataatatttttatcaaatactacatataatatagttttgatattaatatgattattttaatgttagtattattatttttattattgtttcaatgtaaaaattcaaaattagttttgttattttaaaataaatgcaAGAATGTCGTAATTTGAGGTTTAAAAATGATTAATTGCTTTCTTAATCATTATAGGGAGTGAGATGTCTCGAGTTTGAATctcttcatttattttttttttaattattcatcTTTGTATGAGAAAAAGAGAGGACTACCTCCTATTATATAATTCATCAATTGTAATGGACTCGTTATGCcttcattaaataaaaaaattaaataagaattagataatataatatatttttaaattacaaaaaatatgTTTTAACAATAAAGACAATATATTTCATTGGCAATccaaaaaattctaataaatagtaaaaaaaaaaacaaatacagCTTTGGAAAATATCTTTATTATTTGTCTTATAAAAATATGCAATttgatccataaaatattcgtgatttaaaaaaaaattaagaatgttAAGTATTTTacggtattaaattttaaaaatgaaaatgaaatttcaaatatgaatttaaacaaatcgaaatttatttttataatatattatttgcatagtcttataaatttttagtgaatTATATTAATGATTTGAGTtggaatttataatttaaaatttttaatattattaaattattttttaaaaatatatgtgTATAGCTAGTAGTGggtaaaaatagttaaacatatgcccataaatatatatatatatatatatattttattttttttttttaaatttttttactttCTATATGAAAATGTTAAATTCATGGCTTGATGGGGACAACACCTGAGTAAGCCCAGGGGACAACACATGAGCAAGTCCAAGAGAGACCAAAAGACTTATTGCCTCacttgacatatatatatatatatatttttttttttaatttttttactttctatatgaaaatgttatatttttttttttttaatttttttactttctATATGAAAATGTTACATTCATGGCTTGATGGGGACAACACCTGAGTCAGCCCAGGGGACAACACATGAGTAAGTCCAAGAGAGACCAAAAGACTTATTGCCTCacttgacatatatatatatatattcttacctGCCTTTAATTAATTATCTAATATCCTACTTTTATTTTGATTTTCTGTGAGCGATTTTTCATTATTGTATCGAGGGTGATATTTATTTAGTAAAATTCTTCTAATGATaatgattataaaatttaaatttttaattttataagtaaaattcatataaaattaattttacgtTACGAATTCAATCACTTATTGGTTAAATATAATACTTTTAATTATGTAAAATCATAACTTTAATTATAATACTGATAACTGGATTCTAATAaaagttataatttaattttataaaatttatatataattatgcatttaaaatttttgatataattaaaaattttgataaattaattttaaattaacgctttattttaaaataaattttataaataatacaagtatttatctaaatttttatttgtttatatatataatattaataaaaatacatatatatactTGACTCCATTGTGCACAAGAAGACAACATCAAGGGCATTTCTGTCAACATACAGAATTTGGACGGACGTCACTAAACTCGTCGTTTTGTTTCATGTCCccatttacctttttttttttttttttttttgttccatGTCCCcatttcatttaatttcttatcCTTTGAACATTTTATATATGGTTCAATATAAATTCACatattaaatttatatgtaatctataaaaattaattcattttgaGGATCTAAAAAGTAGGTTTTACATTaattatttcaaaaaataaaatataaaacagGCATTAATTCAACGACAAAAAATTTCTACCACAAAGTAGATGAGTCTCTTGTAAAAGTTCAATAATTGTGTTTTTTTACaaataattaaaatgtaaaaaaaaagaaaaatagccCTACGTAAGATGTCGGTGACAGCTGCTTGTGGTCATTTTCATCTTATAATCTTTTTcattaaaagagaaaataaaggaaCGACAGCAGTCAGATCAGAGATaggattaaattattattaaaattatgataattttaataaaaatattaattttatatatattttaattacataTTGTGAAATTTTAAAAGATTTAAAATATCAGTATCTAAGCACACACACTTTACAATTTAAgaacattaaaaataaatcttttgAGCTATCTtaaaatcatattattttttaatattttaatatattcaatatcttaattaattttaaagtacatctttctagggtgaattttaaaaaataaaaaaaagaaaaatctttttagagtgaaatatttattaatgagaatgaaaagtttttatttctattaattagattaatcttattggataaatatttttttaatatttataatttacacattaaaattaaaatatttttttatgattttaatatttatctgaaaaaaaactcaatttaaagatatataataataaaatatttaaattttaatttataatatgaaatcttttgatatttaatttaaataatataaaattttcttaTGATTTTTAATAGTCAATTTCTAAGTTATTTTTATTGACGTGACACTtatcaaattataaaattatattttttatttattaatttgatagttattaaagaaaattttaattatttttctctatTAATAGATTTAACTATTCAAATTATACAGATCAACATTTCAATAATATAGAACTTATTTACCCAATATTAATAATCTATGAAaactatatatatttttaatttcataaaaaatatgttagcataaataatataaaaatttactgctttaaattaaatattaaaaattttgtgttacgagttaaaatttaaatatcttattaTTATAtatctttaaattaaaaaaatttaatactttccaaataataatttaaaaatatttcttgaTATAATTAAGTCTTAGTTAATAAAAGGGAGAATTTCTATTATCACCGACTAAACTAATACTATTAAGTTGAGTAAAGTATTTCTAAAATAATGAGATTATTCgaagctaattaattaaaaaaattgagagaaataaaaaaatactaaataatagaaaaaagagagagaaataggAGGTTGAGAGGATTATAAAAGGGTATTATTCTCTAGCATTATTTCTTGCTCTTCATTTATTTCTCTTCATTTCACTCCACATTTTGGATTTGGCACTGTTCTGCTTCTGTCTTCATTTAGTGACGGAAGCAGAAAAATTTGCCCTTTTCTTCAACAAATTTCACAGAGAGAAAAGTTAAGAACAGGAGTTTATCTATCAATCTTTCAGTTCTTGAGCTTGTTTttgtaatgtgcatgagtttttGATAGATTTAGgcctgcttcttcttcttcttcttcttcttcttctcttagtTTTCTCTGCAAAATAGTTGGGAGAAGGGAGGGTTTGAGGTGCTTACTGACATTCCAGCTCTTTGCGTCCATTGCCTTGCGTATACCAGAAGCAAGATATATTCTTGCTCTTTTGTCAAAGAACGTCCTTCAAATCCTATTCAGATCTCATGGGTTTCTTTTAAACCTATAAACAAATCACCATATACTCCTGTTTCCAGCTTCCCCATCTCTTTTCTCCTTTGCTTGTGCTCTGTTTTCTCCTACCATAACAGAACAAGGCACAAAATGGATCGGCTAACGGCAACTACAATCATTCCTGATGCGTTTCAAGGTGCTAGAGATGACATATCCATGCAGTTTTTAATAATCTGGGATCAGATCAAAGCACCATTGATCGTTCCTCTGCTAAGACTGGCAGTTGCCATTTGTTTGATCATGTCCTTGATGCTGTTCATAGAAAGGGTGTATATAGGCATTGTCATTATTACAGTGAAGCTTTTCGGTCGAAAACCAGAGAGATGCTACAAATGGGAGCCCTTAAAAGATGATGTTGAGTTGGGCAACTCTGCTTATCCAATGGTTCTGGTTCAAATCCCTATGTATAATGAACGAGAGGTCATTATCTTTGACTTCCCTTTCATTCTTTACATTGAAACTCTTTCTAAAACTTCTGGGTCTATAAAATTTCTCAACTAATGTTTATGTATAATCCTGCAGGTTTACCAGCTTTCCATTGGAGCTGCATGTGGACTCTCTTGGCCTTCTGATCGTATCATAATTCAAGTTCTTGACGATTCAACAGACCCAGTTATCAAGGTAATAATTAACCATTTTCCAATGAAACACCCATCTTGAAACCCAGTTTTTTAATCCCAGTTTCCAGCACGTTCGATGCAATAATTAAGTTAATATTGTTTATTATGCATGGAAATTAATGCAGGACTTAGTGGAGCTAGAGTGCCAAAGATGGGCAAGCAAAGGCATAAACATTAAGTACGAGATTAGAGATAATAGAAATGGTTATAAAGCGGGGGCTTTAAAAGAAGGCATGAAACGAAACTACGTGAAAAACTGCGACTACGTAGCCATTTTCGACGCAGATTTCCAGCCTGAGCCTGATTTTCTATGGCGAACCATTCCTTTCCTTGTCCACAACCCAGAATTGGCTCTGGTTCAAGCTCGTTGGAAATTCGGTAATCTCGCTTAATCCCAACTTGGGTACCCTTTAATTATTATTTGTGGTTcactaattacttaattaattaattaacgttTACCTTATTTTTTGATTTTATTATGGTTTCACTGTTTCGAAGAAACTGTCGGTGGGTTTGTTTTGTGGTGGCGGTGTGGAGATTGACTGGGCAGAGAGGCGGTCGTCTCCATGCTGTCTATGTCTGGATTTGACACGTGGCATGTGCCTTTTCATTTTATGGGGTGCACATGTTAACTCGAGAAAATTGTTTAAAgtaaaaatactttagaaaattaaatagcaaatgaaatttaattgcaattaaaataaaatttaattataccgTTAAAAACAGTTttcttatttcattttaattttttaataagcttttttgtttttataaattcactattaattcattaaaaaaagtgtgttttcttttatttttgcaGGTTTTGTTTTGTATATTTCAtatgaattaatatatttatGATGACAAAATATAGTATTTTTAACATATTAAGAATATTTAAAAACTTTCTATTATAACTTTTTATTCATTTTTCCTTTAAAATTATACAATTTTAAGGTTGAACTCTAGCATGAAGAAAAATAAATCTTTCCAAAAACTGTTCatgtcaattaaatcatataaatgttCAAAGGAGGATAAAAAaagtttttttaaataatttttaatttagtttttaagatatgataaaattataatttttttttagttttaataaaaaataagttaGTTTTGAGATTTTAGTTTTgagattatttttttaataaaataattattttgtaaaaatttattattagtgGATTGAAAATTAGAACAGTCTAATctatcacattttatttttataatatttttattttataattttagcaTCGATTTTTTTTAATGGGTGCATATATTTACTCTGTTAATATTCATTTAATGATCCTATTAGCatgaaaaattacaaattttagcAAGAAATACACATATAAGAAAAATATACATTTATTTCGATATTAGTgagttattaaataaattttaataggcacaaaaagtgtattaaatgaatattaatagtaattatttaaatacattaaaaaattattttcatattttttttattttttttctttgaatatGATGAATTGGAAAAGAAAAATACTTTACTATTATTTCAAATATCAAAAaatcaaaaagaaaaaataatgtgAGCTATTCAAGAGTGCAAGCAGTTGCAGTGATTGAAAATGGACCTCCATGTGAAGAAGCCATTGCCATTTACATTTTTCTCCTGCAAAAAGCTGCCAATGTCTCCCTTTAATTTACATGCCAATAGAAAGAACTGGATTTGCAGTTAGATCTACCCAAGTATCTCTCTCCCTCGTTAATGTCAAAAGATGAAATGGGTAGGTTTATAGGGGGCATGTTTGGCCATTGAAGAATATCTCCAGGGTTAGATATGTCccagaaaattattaaaaaaaaaaaaaaaactcctctTCTTAATATTCCCAGCAGCTGCATGTGCAGATGTTCATGGTGGACCTCAAGCTCTTGTCTACTAACCGACActtggaaatttttttttatttttttttatgggtTTTCAATAATCATTATTAATGAAGATGTATTGTATTGCCAGCTAGCTTTTGTGTTTGGTGTGACGTGGCATTTTAAGTGGTATTCTGGGCTGTTTTGCAGTGAATTCTGATGAGTGCTTGATGACTAGAATGCAAGAAATGTCTTTGGATTACCATTTCACTGTTGAACAAGAAGTGGGCTCCTCTACATATGCCTTCTTTGGCTtcaatggtaaaaaaaaaaaaagaacctaTTACTATACCTGATTAATCCTTCAATCTTGTGAAAATTAGtggtaatttttcaaagattAATTGTTGATGTATAGGGACGGCTGGGGTTTGGAGAATTGGTGCACTTAATGAAGCTGGTGGCTGGAAGGATAGGACCACAGTGGAGGACATGGACCTCGCCGTCCGAGCTAGTCTCAAAGGCTGGAAATTCTTGTACCTTGGTACTCTTAAGGTAATTATCACTTAATTACAATCTTAATTACCTGGTTTAACGTGACCAAGTTGTGTTTAACCTTGATGGGTAATCCTAGTTAGACAATAAAATATGCTGCAAAATCTGACAAGCTCATGTGCTGCCATCCCAGCATGCATTTAAAGATGATAATTATTCAGATTACATAGAGTTTTGGAAGCACAAGGCTAGTTTTAGCAGTAACAGCAAGAGAAAACCAAGAGGAGGATAAAATATTAAAAGGTTAATGTGTCAGCTTATTTTAATTATTGTTCATGTAATTATGTACTGTATTTGAATATTTCTACAGGTGAAAAATGAACTGCCTAGTACATTGAAAGCTTACCGCTATCAGCAGCATCGGTGGTCTTGTGGTCCTGCTAATCTCTTCAGGAAAATGTTCATGGAGATTATAACAAATAAGGTGAGATTGAAGTAACAAACTAAATGCCTTCCGAAGGCATGTCAGCATATCCATGTTGGAGTCTCTACTTTGTTAACTCATTTTTAATTGTTCTGAAATACAGAAAGTGACACTGTGGAAGAAGGTGCATGTCATCTACAGCTTCTTCTTGGTGAGGAAGATCGTTGCTCATATTGTTACATTTATATTCTACTGTGTCGTATTGCCTGCAACTGTCTTGGTACCTGAAGTTGAAGTTCCAAAGTGGGGAGCTGTGTATATTCCTTCGATTGTTACAATTCTCAATGCAGTTGGAACTCCAAGGTCTGGTTTTATTTTTTCTTGCAAATTCTGTTTctttaattttgtcaaatttctcaAAATCATACAAATATGTTCGAAATCCAAGTATGAttactaattttattttattttttttcaggtCACTCCACCTGTTGGTCTTCTGGATCCTTTTTGAGAATGCTATGTCACTGCACAGGACTAAGGCTACCTTCATTGGCTTGCTAGAAGCTGGCAGAGTTAATGAATGGATTGTCACTGAGAAACTAGGAGATGCTTTCAAAGCAAAAGCTGCCAAAGCACCTAAGAAACCCAGATTTAAATTCGGAGAAAGGTACACTTAACACTTGTATTGTTCTTTTTACTTCTTATCTTTAGCTTAGTAATACTAAAATCGACTTCAACGCTGCCAGGCTCCACCTGTTAGAGCTTGGAACTGGAGCATACCTATTCTTCTGCGGCTGCTACGATTTAGCTTTTGGGAAGAACCACTACTTCTTATACCTGTATGTGCAAGCAATAGCCTTCTTCATAATGGGTTTTGGATACATAGGCACATTTGTCCCCTATTCTTAACGTGAAAGTCGGTGCAGTTGCTTAGGCAAATTCTTCAGCTTATGCCTATGGAAATGGTATATGACATTTTAAAGTGAAAATTTTTCTGGTATTTAGCTTGtgtaaaaagaaaaaacaagGTCATATTCTTCTGGAGTATAAATAGTCATCAGAGTGCATGACTTGGAGAGCTTGGAGTTTCTCTTGTGAATATGCAATTACGTTCAAGGAAACTAGagatcacatttgtaatgttgcTTTTGGGATAGCATTGCATACAGATTTAGAGGTTCATAAGCAGATGTTGAAGAAAGCAGCTTCTGGGTTTTATTGGCCCTCATGTCGTCATGATAGATCAAACATCTTCAAATGGATTGTAATTGTGAGATTTTTTTAGCTTTTTTTCATTGTTTTGTTGTGATTGGCATTTGCTTTTAGAGGAAATAAACTAATAGAAATGGGATAAATTTTACACTTAAATTCCTATGCCCCTCTCTCTAagcatttttttattttcattttgtcGGTCTACTTCTACTTTGTTGAGAGGTGATTTCTACAGCTCGAACCTTTGACTTTCAAATctttcaaattaaattgaaagaaaatatttttttgctACTCATAAATGCAATAGAAATTAACAGTAGCAGCATGCTTGAgaactttttcattttcaattgcgGTGGAATTTTGAATTGGAGGGCCTCAGGGTGTTGGGAAGTTGTAGTTAATCATTAATAATTTAAGAAAAGGCATATCGGATTATATTTGGTTGGCCCAACAAAATTTATTGCATCTTCTTGGTGAGTACTTTGCCACTTTCCAGCCCTTTTGTGTGGGCACTCAGCTTGTTGCTTCCATGATCAAAATAAGTACATGGAGACTTGTATCCACGTCCTTCAATTATATGTATGTTTCTCATTGCTTTGAgttgttattgaaaaatattattttaaattatttactataaattttaatttaatatatttgaatcattaaaaaaataataataaaatattttttttaaattgatttatcaataatattttaagatttttttaaaaaaaataattttcaatgaACTTTTTAATAGTGTTGTGCACAATTTTTGGATAGCCTAAACTACATTTAagaatcaaattgaatcaaaatAGAACTAAACTTAATTGATATTGTAGGAGCTGAATTAAACTTGGATTACTATtttgattttgtttttatttttactaaaattcAAGCTGAATTAAAGCAATAAAAAAACTATAGCTAAAACTAACCGTATATAtatttcaatatattttaaatacattaatatatatattgaaagaaaatataaaaaattttggtATATTATAAATgacaattaattttaaaactcAATAGAGTTAAAAAACTATAtcaaaacccaaaaaaaaaaaagttgcagTAAGAATGAAATTAaacttatatataatttaatattattttttattttttaatattatttaacaattttagtaataaatatattaaatcacctcatagttattaattatttaaataaatcacattttaataatatatatatatatatatatatatatatatatcattttgaTGTTagtgttattatttttattaatgttttgatgttataaatttaaaattattcgaACTTAGTTAAAATGAACGCAAATATGCATAAAAATtgatattcaaattaaaatttaaattaaaaataaatttaaaataaaatcaaaaccGTATCGAAAAAAGttagaatcaaattaaaattaaaatttgatttaaattttgattcttaaaaattaaagaactagagTTCGATTTTAATTCTTAGAAAGAATCAAACTTAAAACTGAACCTATATTGGATTGAATTAAAATCAATGAAAATAAAATCGAATTATATATGAACTGaaatattaaaatgtaattaaaatattaaaaattaaattaaaattttaactataTTTAGTTCGATTCTTGTTATTAGTAAGAAT
It encodes:
- the LOC110667115 gene encoding glucomannan 4-beta-mannosyltransferase 9 yields the protein MDRLTATTIIPDAFQGARDDISMQFLIIWDQIKAPLIVPLLRLAVAICLIMSLMLFIERVYIGIVIITVKLFGRKPERCYKWEPLKDDVELGNSAYPMVLVQIPMYNEREVYQLSIGAACGLSWPSDRIIIQVLDDSTDPVIKDLVELECQRWASKGINIKYEIRDNRNGYKAGALKEGMKRNYVKNCDYVAIFDADFQPEPDFLWRTIPFLVHNPELALVQARWKFVNSDECLMTRMQEMSLDYHFTVEQEVGSSTYAFFGFNGTAGVWRIGALNEAGGWKDRTTVEDMDLAVRASLKGWKFLYLGTLKVKNELPSTLKAYRYQQHRWSCGPANLFRKMFMEIITNKKVTLWKKVHVIYSFFLVRKIVAHIVTFIFYCVVLPATVLVPEVEVPKWGAVYIPSIVTILNAVGTPRSLHLLVFWILFENAMSLHRTKATFIGLLEAGRVNEWIVTEKLGDAFKAKAAKAPKKPRFKFGERLHLLELGTGAYLFFCGCYDLAFGKNHYFLYLYVQAIAFFIMGFGYIGTFVPYS